The Theobroma cacao cultivar B97-61/B2 chromosome 1, Criollo_cocoa_genome_V2, whole genome shotgun sequence genome contains the following window.
TTAGCATTCCAACTACTCCAAAAATCGTCTGAATCTTAGGAACACGGACAGAGCTGCATTCTGGAACACCATCTGGAGAACAGAACAGACATATACATCCAGTAAAACATCTAGCATTTTACCAACTAAAGACCAATACTGAATAGAGAAGCATAGCAAATGAGTAACAAGATAAAGCAACCTACCAATGAGCTTTATTGAGGCATCAACACGACTAATTGACAGAGAGGAAGCAGAAGAGCCATCTGTGGGTTCGATCACATACTCATCAGGGAATTCCCATAACCGCATTCTTGTATATAGCTTTTGGCATGACTCTGCCCTCTCCATCATTATTGGGATTCTATTTCACTACAAAATCATAACAAAAGGACAGCCCCATTAACGTTCATATTCAGTCATCAAAGACAGCAAACTAAGCAAATCAAACTCTGATTCTGTCCAAAGGAGGAAAGCTAATGAAAATTAGTTCCGGTAagcacaaattaaaaatttactcaCAAAAATCAATCCGATGCAAAAAAGAGTAAACCTTTCGACTCAATTATGATCTATGAAGGTGGAGTTGGATCAAGCTTAAGGGAAAAACGGAAAATTAAAAACCGCTAGTAATATAATTGCAGTTTGTATGCAgccaaaaagaggaaagagatAGGAAAATGAAGAGGGTACCTGGTAAAAGATGGAAAAAGGCAAAATTTTGTACGTGTCGACAATGAGATCCAAGTTTCCTAGGCAAGAAAGAAGGTATTGGTGGCCGCTTTGTTTTGGGGTCGAAAGTAGCTAAAAGGAAAGACACCCTTTTTGAAGAGCAGCGTGTCTTGCAAAGAGTAAGAAGCGATAACGAGAGGCAAGCGGAAGCCTGGGTGATCAACGTTGTTTGAATGAACGCTTGTGTGTGGCTTGTTCTGTTCTGTTCTACGTAGGATTTTGGGCggaattttctctttttaacaGTCTTTGGCCAATAAAAGATAGCCGGACGACTTTGCCCATGTCCCTGGTTTACATCAACTGACTCTGCCGACGTGGATTTCGTTCACTACTCACCAATGACACGGACAAATGCCAACATTCTATCCTTCCATTCCATCATCAAACAAAGTTTGTTTCGTGCATTTACGACTAGCTTGATGTCTTAGGTTTCTAAATGCTACATCtttttcccattttaatcGCAATTTTGTTGGATTTTGGTTCTAAATGAGTGAAGTTAACATGCTTGGCACCATTCCATCTTCAAAGttcaaaactttaaaaaaaagttgtgCTACGGTTTTATATCTTCTTCAAGTCTGAAGAAACCTTTGACAATCCTGGCAAGATTTTAGCAGACTGttccaatttttaaaataaacacttAAAGACAACCCATGGGACTATTAGAACAGAACCACATCATTAGCTGTAAGAGGAAAGGTGTTAAACGCGAGAGCCATGGCCCACAGACAGCAAAGCTCCAGTGCAAGCAGATGATAGGGTATGTCTTTGAATctaaagaaagattaaaatctTTGCATGACATTTAATGTGGGTTTGCAACATAAATCAGGAAAGAACAGGGAGACCTTTATCCTCATAATTGAATTATGTAAAATTGAAGGGGAAATTTGACATAAAGGTtctgaattttttatttttgagatGCTTGGTAGCAGCTGCTGGCCTTGCAAGTGGTGCTTAACTGCTAATacagaaaaagtgaaagagcaaaATATTGGCAGTAAATTAGCTGTGACCAAGAAGATCTGAATCCTGTAAAACTTGCATACAACAAAACCATATAATACATTGTATTAGTTATTACAGAGATTCTTGTCATAGAATTGCTTATTCCATTGTGAATTCACTGCTTTCATATGCTTCTCGACTTCCTCTCGGCACAAGGAAACAGTTTCCCTGGCTGCATCTTAAAAACCATGGTACTGCTCCATCATCAAATGCTTGGTCTGACGCTGAGGCGAGATGCAAGCTTCTGACCCAAAGATTTGTCGGCCTGTAGCCACACGAGACAATTACATTACTAGCGGCAACCACAAGCTTATCATACCAAGTAGAACGTGAgtgacaaaaatgaaaaatcgcTGAAAGTGTCATCTTTCCAAGATTGAGAATCCTACCTTAGACCAGTATGAGATCCAAATGCTGCGGATCTCATATGTGACCCTTGGATCAGACAAGGCATCAACCCAGCGGTAAATAAAGCGTTCTTGCCTGAGACAGACAACCAAAAAGGAATTATGTAAATAAATGTGTAAAGAATGAAGCAATATCTTATACctccaacaagaaaaagaaaatacagACAAGATACCTGTCAGGTGCAAAGGAGCGGTATCTCTCCCCAGGCTGCTGAAAGTTGTTCTCCTTGTCGATAATGCACTGTGACAGTAGTTAAGAAGTCATAAACAGATATCGGCACTGACAGAAAACACTCTCATTCTGATTCGCCAAACAAATTAAACAGTTTGTCTCAAAATCAAGATTTTCAGACATTGGGACCACGTCTTGGAACTAGAAATCAAATCATTGTCTAAGTTGGCACCAGATTCAAGTTCCACTCAGGCTTTCACAATTAAACGTTGAAATAAAATGCAAGGGGTGAAAAACCTTTTCTCTCTTGCCGCTGCAAATGGCAGTAGGAATAGGGTACTTCTCAGCATGGCGCACAGGATCAAACCTCGAAGGGAAGTAGTTCACCTGAAAAAAACATTCATCAGAgatcaaataataattcaacAGTAATATCAAGGGTATTGCAGGGGATTCAGTTAATAAGATCTTTGTATAACTAAGGGTAGATGACAGAATGTTTGCCTAAGTTTTCTTTCGTATTTTCCTTTGTTAATGGCTAACGTAAGAGTTAAGATGTATGCATGTATTTCTATATATGCTAGGAGCATGCGCATCTGCATGCATGCCTATGTGCATCAGAGAATGAAAGAGAGATGATACCTCCTCGTCCCTATGCATGAAATTCATAAAACCCTCATGGTGATTATTGTGATGAGCACATTTGGGAGCATTTGCTGGAAGCTGCAGATAATTCGGTCCAAGACGGTGCCTCTGAGTGTCGGAATAGGAGAAGATTCTAGTTTGGAGCAGCTTATCATCTGAATAATAGAGACCCGGGACAATGATGGAAGGGCAGAAGGCTAACTGCTCGTTCTCCGCAAAGAAGTTATCAATGTTCTTGTTTAACACCAAGCGACCCACTGGCTGCAATGGGAAGATGTCCTCTGGCCAGGTTTTGGTTACATCAAGTGGGTCAAAATCAAACCTGTCCTCGTGAGCAGGATCCATTGTCTGAATGAAGAGCTTCCACTCAGGGTAGTTTCCAGCTGCAATTGAGTCATAGAGATCTTGTGTGGCATGACTGTGATTGGATCCACCAACTCTTATGGCCTCATCGTCCAACAGACATTTCACCCCACAAGTTGGTCTCCAGTGGAATTTCACGTACTGTGCCTTCCCAGCCTTATTGATTAGAGTGTAGGTGTGAACACCAGAGCCATCCATGTGCCTGTAATCCTGTGGAACACCCACATCATCAAAGAGGAAGGTGAACATGTGCAAGCTTTCTGGGTGGTGCGAAAAGAAGTCCAGAATCCTCCAGTTTTCCTGAATGTGGGACTTTGGGTTCGGTTTGAGTGCATGGACCATATCAGGGAACTTCATTCCGTCACGGATGAAAAAGACAGGGAAATTGTTCCCCACTAGATCGAAGTTACCCTGGTTCGAGCAAGGAATCAAAAAGAGCAAACAGTGAAATTACCACCTGAAAGCTAGGGAATTTTAGATGTTCAAGCAAATGTTGTTACCTCTCGAGTGTAAAATTTCACAGCAAAACCCCGAGGGTCTCTCAAAGTTTCAGGACTACCACGTTCATGAATAACAGTGGAAAATCTAACAATGACAGGGGTCTGAACTCCAGGTGCCCGAAGGAAATCAGCACAGGTGAGATGAGATATATCATGAGTGACCTCAAAGAACCCTTTGGCACTAGCTCCTCTAGCATGAACAACACGTTCTGGAATGCGTTCTCTATCGAAGTTAGCAAGCTTTTCCACCAAATGATAATCCTCGAGGAGAATTGGACCTGTCAAAAAAGTGTTCATCACTGTCTGATTTtatttcatgtttttctttAGTTGGCCAATTGGCCGGGGGCTAGCCCTTTCCAATCCCATGTCAAAAGTGTTCTTCTTCAAATTCATTTCATATgtcaaaatttatcaaaacaaTTTCAGATTTCAATGCACTAAATTCTGATGCTTTTAGCTTTCCCCTAGCTCAATAACGAAGCCAAAAAAAGTCTGGTCTTTGAAATCTGGGACTGTGTTCAACTATTCAAGAAGCATTGACTCATATGAAACATGGTTCAAATCAATTGATGTTAATAATCAACCTTGAAAGGGAATATTGACAAATCAAAACCTTAACAAAGGTTAAAAGTAGTATGAGAAGGGCATCCAAATTGACCAAAAGAATTAGTAGTTGATGATTAGGAACTCCATCATCTGGGAAAATGCTACCATGAATGAACGTGATATAGGCACACCGAGAATTATATGATTACCTCTTGCCCCGACACTGAGTGATGAGTTGTTGTTATAAACTGGAGCCCCAGAATTGGTGGTCCAGAATGGAGAATTAAAGGCACTTGAGGGACGATACTGCATTAAAAAACAGCTcgaataagaagaaaaataaacagATGGAGGCAAACTAATTGAAGATTCTACAATATAAATGGTGGTGTTAATTTTATCAGAAGAGAATATAAGAGTTGGACGACCAAAACTCTGAAAGAGCTGAAAACCAGAACTAGAGGAAAGAATACATGTAAGTCACTCAAAATTCATGCGGCTGAGTTGTTCATTCCTTACAGCAAGTGAGATATCTTTCTGAATTTAATATAGAGTTTCAACCATTAACATACTTTTATAAAGTTTACTAGTAAACAATCAAAAGATCACACCAAAAGAAACGATGACCAAATCCAGCAATCAAGAAGCACTACTTTTGCTTCTGGCTGAGTTGATGTAAACAACCCAAATAAATGAAACTGGAGTAGAAATtgaagcttaaaaaaaaaaaataaacacttGGTGCTCGGTACCTTGTAAGGATCCATGATAAGAGAGAGAAGGTAATCTGGATAGGAGAGCCAAGAGTGAAGGGAGCTCTATGTTTCTGTTCTGATTTATATATCCCCTTGCCACTCTAATTGGCAAAAATGAAATTGTGGAGTTTTATACTAATAACTTATTCAAGCAGTAGTTTCTTTTCCAGGTAAAATTTATAGTAATTTGATTACGATACATACAGTTAATCTGCAGCCGAAATCGTGAAGTTTAAACAAATGTATGGTAATTGAACAGCAGagtcaattaaataaattttaatagatTATTAAGTCATGTGTAGATGTGCACGCAATGAATTTTTAATGTGTTGGTATAGTTGGAATCCATGTGGATGCATGGGTTGAGATGAGAACAAAACAATGGAAATTAAGTAATAATGTGATTAAGGATAagttagaaaaacaaaatgtgaGGACGTCAGGGATTCAGCTTTCAAGACCCCCCTCCTTATCCTGTTTTTGTGGCTTTGCAAACCCTCTGCTCACCGGTGGCAGAAAATGAGTTGAGGTTCCTTGAAAAGTGAGTTTTGGATTTGGATACTACTAGTATTTTGGTGTTTAACCAAAAAGTTGAGGAGAAGCAGAACCAATAGATCCAGTGGTGAGCAAAAACCCCATCCTCCCCGTTTTTGCACATGCCCATTTCTGGCTGACCAAGGACACTCGCCAAAGGGTGGAATGGAATAATTGTGGTAGAGCCGCAGGCTTCCTTCGAATGCCTCTTGCCTTTGCTGGTacattttaaacattatattATTGATTCAAACGCAGCCCTCTGGTCACTGGTTTGGTGGGGTTTCTTGTCTTTTCcttcatatatatatccttctgccattttaataaaaactaCTCGAAAGCTTTTGCAACCAAAGTACCAGTTGAAGCCCATGCAGCACAACACTTGAGTTGCATGGCATGAAACAAAGCAATGataattctctttttatctGATGTATTTTGCCATtcttttgaatatatatatatatatattgataaatAAGCCAACCTTTTTACTAATAAGTTATAAGCATTACACTTAAAGGAGTATTACTCCTTAACAGTAGATAATGAACATAGCACCCTTCAACAGCCTGAGGGTAACGCCTAACAGCACCTAAACCACTGCAGTATCACTAATACAAACCAGGTCTACTTGGACCCTGATATTTCTCACGGGGTCTCACATCAGTTGCTACTTATATAATCAAGACACTCCTCTTGTTTATGTAGGATCCGTGATACTAAACACATAGTTATATCACCTAACCCTATAACATCTAAAATATAATCATGATTCTGTAACCGGAATAAATTCACAGCATCAATCCTTTAGAAACTATATAAGTCCCAACTAAGCAGTTCATATACCCCAGTAAACTCATAATTTCTCCCAGTTCAAACAAGAAGCATTACCACTCATCAGCCCAGATGATCGCTTTAGCCTGATATTCCTTCCCAAACTTCCACCTAAATCAGCTCATCAACTCAAAAGCAATCATCATAGCAGCAAGCATAATGATCCTTCTCTTCCTTCTCAAATTTCCAGGTTAAAACAAAATGATTCTTCCTTTTGAAACTCATACAATCACAGAGCAAGAAGGATAAGTTAATAAATTCTTATCTCATTTTTGAATGAATATGGCCTACAGCTAAATGCAAAGTGGAACAATGAGAAGTGTAAGGGTAATAGAATCAATGAATCATCGAGCATGTAACTTTCAGCAAGCCCTCGTCAACCTAAACGACAGATCTTTGGGGCCTCAAAAAGTGATTTGTAGACTCTTCTAGACGACAAATCCAAAACACACAaacacatatatacatatatggctTTCGGATTtgttatcaaaattttcattttgattccGAAATAGATTCTGTGGGATTAATCTTCGGCTTTGATTTCTTAGTAAATTTACATTAGTTTTCCAGTTTGTTGTCACTGGAAATGATGTTTGGATGCTGTcttattaatttcatttcaagtcACTCATGGTAGTCAACAGTCTTATGGCTGCAATCATAGAGATTGCCAGAACAAGGATAGCGACTTTGAGAATATCTACGATAAAGACATAACCAGATCCATACGGGAAAAAATTCTCTCCTAGATGCATTaacaaggagaaaaagaagaacaataTTGTCACAGAATAAGATAAACTATATAACATACATATGATTAGTTCATACTTAAGACACGATAGGAGGACTTGATTTTGTACCTTATGGAATCTTAACACAATACTTAaagtttaaagtaaaaaacaacaacaacaatcaCCTGCAACAATAACATAATCCTTAGTATAGATTGTGAAGACAATCActactttattttcttttgcaacGCACCACGAGATGTACTAGGAATCATGCATTAATTTTTGccatcatcagcatcatcCTCTTCCTCTGGTGCTGGCTCATTTAGATCAAACAGGAAAGGAGTAGTTCTATTTCTAGACTCACTGAGATCCATGCCAAAGATTCTCATTGACGAAGAAGCACCCCCTGCTGAAACAGTAGCACTCCTTGACAGATGATCTTGATGCATCTTTCCCAAGGTTTCACGAGCCAAGTTCAACATCATGGGGGCCAGTTCATGCGTCAAGGGGTTGTCACCATTTTTCCCTTCCGGAGAGCCCACGGGAGTAAATGTTGGTGGGGGGAATGCCCCAGGGGTCTGCCTGTTGTGGGATCTGAGATGTCCAAACACTCCCCTCCACGTCGGAAAAGTTTTTTGGCATACGTAACACATAGGGGGGCAACCGGGAAGTTCCAGTTCCCctttcttccttggtttcaaCTCACTGCTGGAGGCAACATGAGTAGGATCACCGGCTCTTCCTCTTTTTTGGCCAATAAGTAAAAATCTACTCGCCCCAGCACCACCCTGATCCTGATCATCACCGCCCTGGCCCTTCACATCGTCTCGTTTACTTCCCTCCGTCTCATCACAACTCTCGGTTTCACTCTGGCTCATTGGGTGTTGATCACCACCACCCTGAATGTTCACATTGTCTCCGTCATCACCTTTCTCGGATTGAGTCTCGTAGGTCTCATTGATCTGCCCTGCACTCCTCTCTCGGGCACCCTGCGCGACTTGAAGGCTGTCTACCTCCTCAGACGATTCTTGCTGCTCCTCCTCCTCTGCGGAGAATTCCTCTTGGGCGGTTCCTGTGGGTTTGGTCATGCTAACTttgaaagagaaatgaaatgtTTCGCTCTTTCTGGCAAAGCACTGGGTGTAGGAAGAGTAAGCCCTGCGGTGCATTTATATAAAGGTTTGGAAATGCGCTGGCTGTTAATTCTTCTACACTCGAGTAGAGGTGTGACTGTTCATCTTGAACCGTACACGTAGCCCTTTTCACATATCAAAAGCTGACGTCTCGTGGAGTTTCTTCCCGTTTCTTGCAGACGCAAAACTAAACGTTACAATATGGTGCTTGATGACTATGGAATGACAAGTTGGCCCCGGATGAGGTTAAGCTCACTAAGCATTTTTGGCagattttctttatattataaaacACTGATGAGCTAGCTGTTGCCATATATTTTCTTGGCCAAGGGAATATGAAGCATTTGGACAGGATGCGGTATTTCAAAATTCAGCAGGCAGATATCAAACCTTTCTCACCTTTCCATGTATATAAGTTGCTTTAATGGAGAGTCTATCcgaaaaaaagtaaaaactcCCTTGCCACTCTGCATGCATAATGTATATCATCCAGAGGCATTTACATGCATTTAATGCCCACGGTGCCAAGTAAGGCAAGGGGATTTCACAATGAACACAGGGAAAAGTTTGTTACAAAGCTCATATGTACAATGCATTGGGAGAACGAAAGCTCAATAGTGATGATGCTGTTTATGATTTTACTGGATTTACTTCCTTTCAAGCAAGGATTTTGTTATCATGACCCTTGACTAACAGCCTCATACCACTAAAAAGCATTTCATCACTTAATTAATGTACATTCAATGAGTTTAGGAAAAGTTCGAGTTTCAAAATATGAGATAACTTCGACGGTGATTATATATACTACTATATAGATCATTtacaatataattattatatcaaATTTGTATCTTAATTTCT
Protein-coding sequences here:
- the LOC18610656 gene encoding catalase isozyme 2 yields the protein MDPYKYRPSSAFNSPFWTTNSGAPVYNNNSSLSVGARGPILLEDYHLVEKLANFDRERIPERVVHARGASAKGFFEVTHDISHLTCADFLRAPGVQTPVIVRFSTVIHERGSPETLRDPRGFAVKFYTREGNFDLVGNNFPVFFIRDGMKFPDMVHALKPNPKSHIQENWRILDFFSHHPESLHMFTFLFDDVGVPQDYRHMDGSGVHTYTLINKAGKAQYVKFHWRPTCGVKCLLDDEAIRVGGSNHSHATQDLYDSIAAGNYPEWKLFIQTMDPAHEDRFDFDPLDVTKTWPEDIFPLQPVGRLVLNKNIDNFFAENEQLAFCPSIIVPGLYYSDDKLLQTRIFSYSDTQRHRLGPNYLQLPANAPKCAHHNNHHEGFMNFMHRDEEVNYFPSRFDPVRHAEKYPIPTAICSGKREKCIIDKENNFQQPGERYRSFAPDRQERFIYRWVDALSDPRVTYEIRSIWISYWSKADKSLGQKLASRLSVRPSI
- the LOC18610657 gene encoding uncharacterized protein LOC18610657 isoform X2, whose product is MTKPTGTAQEEFSAEEEEQQESSEEVDSLQVAQGARERSAGQINETYETQSEKGDDGDNVNIQGGGDQHPMSQSETESCDETEGSKRDDVKGQGGDDQDQGGAGASRFLLIGQKRGRAGDPTHVASSSELKPRKKGELELPGCPPMCYVIVVVVFYFKL
- the LOC18610657 gene encoding uncharacterized protein LOC18610657 isoform X1; protein product: MTKPTGTAQEEFSAEEEEQQESSEEVDSLQVAQGARERSAGQINETYETQSEKGDDGDNVNIQGGGDQHPMSQSETESCDETEGSKRDDVKGQGGDDQDQGGAGASRFLLIGQKRGRAGDPTHVASSSELKPRKKGELELPGCPPMCYVCQKTFPTWRGVFGHLRSHNRQTPGAFPPPTFTPVGSPEGKNGDNPLTHELAPMMLNLARETLGKMHQDHLSRSATVSAGGASSSMRIFGMDLSESRNRTTPFLFDLNEPAPEEEDDADDGKN